The Desulfuromonas versatilis genome has a segment encoding these proteins:
- the rpoZ gene encoding DNA-directed RNA polymerase subunit omega, whose product MARITVEDCLRQIPNRFLLVMVSAKRAKQLYKGAQPLIENKAANKKVVLALREVAAGKVEYELPARKR is encoded by the coding sequence ATGGCACGTATTACCGTTGAAGATTGTTTGCGTCAGATTCCCAACCGGTTCCTGCTCGTTATGGTGTCGGCCAAGCGGGCTAAGCAGCTGTACAAGGGGGCCCAGCCTCTTATCGAGAACAAAGCGGCGAACAAAAAAGTCGTCCTGGCTCTGCGCGAGGTGGCGGCCGGCAAGGTCGAGTACGAACTGCCTGCCCGGAAAAGGTAG
- the gmk gene encoding guanylate kinase, which produces MKREGILFVVSAPSGAGKTSLCKEIIDIFQGLRHSVSYTTRPMRPGEKDGVDYHFVSAGAFEKMVAEGAFAEWAEVHGNRYGTALATLEEARAAGQDVLLDIDCQGAAQLKKNYRQGVFVFILPPDFQELRRRLVGRNTDSAEVIERRIANARGEIREAAWYDYIVVNDDFEQALAELKSIVLAEGCRSGRVLDGLKDVFEFGA; this is translated from the coding sequence ATGAAACGGGAAGGTATTCTTTTTGTAGTCTCCGCTCCTTCAGGTGCTGGTAAAACCTCGCTTTGCAAGGAAATAATTGACATTTTCCAAGGGCTGCGGCATTCTGTCTCGTACACTACTCGGCCGATGCGACCCGGTGAAAAAGATGGTGTCGATTACCACTTTGTCTCCGCGGGGGCCTTCGAGAAGATGGTCGCCGAGGGGGCGTTTGCCGAGTGGGCCGAGGTTCACGGCAACCGCTATGGAACGGCCCTGGCGACATTGGAAGAGGCCCGGGCCGCCGGCCAGGACGTGTTGCTCGACATCGATTGTCAGGGCGCGGCCCAGTTGAAGAAGAACTATCGGCAGGGGGTGTTCGTCTTTATCCTGCCGCCGGATTTTCAGGAACTGCGTCGGCGCCTGGTCGGGCGCAACACCGATTCGGCCGAAGTGATTGAGCGGCGCATCGCCAACGCCCGGGGAGAAATCCGCGAGGCGGCCTGGTATGATTACATCGTGGTGAATGACGACTTCGAGCAGGCGCTTGCCGAACTGAAGTCGATCGTCCTCGCCGAGGGCTGCCGTAGCGGCAGGGTGCTCGACGGGCTGAAGGATGTGTTTGAATTCGGGGCATGA
- a CDS encoding YicC/YloC family endoribonuclease, with product MIKSMTGYGKGEGASAELSVSVEIKSVNHRYCDITVKAPRSLMALENETKKRVGERLRRGKIDVFVNLEFTGLAAAKPVMNRPLVAAYVELFEEMRNSFPVDGGIPLSLLVQQRDVISLEEGALSESLLRQALEAAIGKAVDALEAMRVAEGSATCADIEERLRLIEEMLGKIEARAPRVAEEWRGKLSERLEKLGGDVAFDPQRVAQEVAIFADRCDISEEITRFKSHLEQFRGLLQAEEPVGRQMDFLTQEFNREVNTMGSKSNDSELTRTVVGIKAELEKIREQVQNIE from the coding sequence ATGATTAAAAGCATGACCGGGTACGGCAAAGGGGAGGGCGCCAGCGCCGAACTTTCCGTTTCCGTAGAAATCAAATCCGTCAATCACCGCTACTGCGACATTACCGTCAAGGCGCCCCGCTCCCTGATGGCGCTGGAGAACGAGACCAAGAAGCGGGTAGGGGAGCGGTTGCGGCGCGGCAAAATCGATGTGTTCGTGAACCTCGAGTTCACCGGGCTGGCCGCGGCCAAGCCGGTCATGAACCGGCCCCTGGTGGCCGCGTACGTGGAACTGTTCGAGGAAATGCGCAACAGCTTCCCGGTGGACGGCGGCATTCCCTTGTCTTTGCTGGTGCAGCAGCGCGACGTCATTTCCCTGGAGGAGGGGGCGCTTTCGGAAAGCCTGCTCCGGCAAGCCCTGGAGGCCGCCATCGGCAAAGCCGTCGATGCCCTGGAGGCCATGCGGGTGGCGGAAGGTTCGGCCACCTGTGCGGATATCGAGGAGCGCCTCAGGTTGATCGAAGAGATGCTCGGCAAGATCGAGGCGCGCGCCCCCCGGGTCGCCGAGGAGTGGCGGGGCAAGCTTTCCGAGCGGCTGGAAAAGCTGGGCGGAGATGTCGCCTTCGATCCTCAACGTGTGGCCCAGGAAGTGGCCATCTTTGCCGATCGTTGTGATATCAGCGAGGAGATCACCCGGTTCAAGAGCCATCTCGAGCAGTTCAGGGGATTGCTCCAGGCGGAGGAACCCGTCGGGCGGCAGATGGATTTTTTGACCCAGGAATTTAACCGTGAGGTCAATACCATGGGGTCCAAGTCCAATGATTCCGAGTTGACCAGGACGGTGGTCGGCATCAAGGCTGAGTTGGAAAAAATCCGCGAGCAAGTCCAAAATATCGAGTAG
- a CDS encoding sugar transferase, which produces MLRQQSTLFTRLTIALDVLVIILAFLLAYEIRRQFNPDLFAFHEYIWTLLVIIPVWVYLLARQGMFASIRRLSRFEIVARIASVHVWGAFIVAAVIFFTDRQVFSRSFFLIFVLASFGLLTLEKGLLRAGLGVLRRLGYNFRQILIVGTRDKARRFQQLLIDHADWGLRVAGFVQVTDPPLLEDVDGIRVLGHVDDLLEICKRHTVDEVVFCLPKDLFLDADGYVRDLEELGITVRMVLDFYEIGLSRKELSFFHEEIPILTFHSKCFDAQQLLAKRCLDICGALVGLGLTLVLSPLIVLAIKLDSPGPVFFCQPRVGQGGRSFKCCKFRSMQADAESRKKDLESRNEMNGAIFKIKDDPRITRVGRFLRRTSLDELPQFWNVLKGEMSLVGTRPPTPAEVDRYENWQRRRISIKPGISGLWQVSGRSRIDDFDEIVKLDLQYIDNWSLWLDIRILLKTLVVVFTRQGSC; this is translated from the coding sequence ATGCTGCGCCAGCAATCCACACTTTTCACCCGTTTGACCATCGCTCTCGATGTGCTGGTCATCATTCTGGCCTTCCTGCTTGCCTATGAAATTCGACGCCAGTTCAACCCGGATCTCTTTGCCTTTCATGAATATATCTGGACGCTGCTGGTAATCATTCCGGTTTGGGTATACCTGCTGGCCCGCCAGGGAATGTTTGCTTCCATCCGCCGGCTTTCGCGATTTGAAATAGTCGCGCGCATCGCTTCGGTGCATGTCTGGGGCGCTTTTATCGTCGCTGCGGTTATTTTTTTCACCGATCGACAAGTTTTCAGCCGCAGTTTTTTTCTCATCTTCGTCCTGGCCTCCTTTGGGCTATTAACCCTTGAGAAAGGCCTTCTGCGGGCCGGGTTGGGTGTCCTGAGGAGGCTGGGCTACAACTTCCGGCAGATCCTGATTGTCGGTACCCGGGACAAGGCTCGCCGCTTTCAGCAGTTGCTTATCGACCACGCTGATTGGGGCCTGCGGGTCGCCGGGTTTGTCCAGGTGACCGATCCTCCCTTGCTGGAGGACGTCGACGGGATCCGGGTTCTCGGCCATGTTGACGATTTGCTGGAGATCTGCAAGCGCCACACGGTGGATGAGGTGGTCTTCTGCCTGCCCAAGGACCTGTTTCTCGACGCCGACGGCTATGTCCGGGACCTCGAGGAGCTCGGGATCACGGTGCGAATGGTGCTCGATTTCTACGAGATCGGCCTCTCCCGGAAGGAGCTCAGCTTTTTCCACGAGGAAATCCCGATTCTGACGTTTCATTCCAAGTGTTTCGACGCGCAGCAACTGCTCGCCAAGCGTTGTCTGGATATCTGCGGCGCTTTGGTTGGGCTGGGCTTAACCCTGGTGCTCAGTCCTCTTATCGTTCTTGCGATCAAGCTCGATTCCCCGGGGCCGGTATTTTTTTGCCAGCCGCGGGTCGGCCAGGGCGGCAGGTCCTTCAAGTGCTGTAAGTTCCGCTCCATGCAGGCGGATGCCGAATCGCGGAAGAAAGATCTGGAATCCCGCAACGAAATGAATGGGGCCATTTTCAAAATCAAAGACGACCCGCGCATCACTCGGGTCGGTAGGTTTTTGCGCAGGACCAGCCTGGATGAACTGCCCCAGTTCTGGAACGTGCTCAAGGGGGAGATGAGCCTGGTCGGCACTCGTCCGCCGACGCCGGCCGAGGTGGACCGCTATGAAAACTGGCAGCGGCGGCGGATCAGCATCAAGCCGGGGATCTCCGGCCTATGGCAGGTAAGCGGGCGCAGTCGCATCGACGATTTCGATGAAATCGTCAAACTCGACCTTCAATACATTGACAATTGGAGCCTTTGGCTGGATATTAGGATACTTCTGAAAACCCTGGTGGTGGTATTTACCCGGCAGGGGAGCTGTTAG
- a CDS encoding glycosyltransferase family 2 protein, producing the protein MKKFAICLPTLNPGNNWEKFLDSFNCQIDRPYCVLIVDSSSADATVEKALDNGFLVEVIKRENFDHGGVRNRAIEALNEAEVIIFLTQDVLLADPQALGHLLDCFDDASVGLAYGRQLPHLGSGPIEAHARVFNYSKRSLKKSLDDTRNWGLKTAFSSNSFAAYRRTALEAVGGFPERCIVSEDTYVAAKMILAGWKIAYCAEAQVYHSHNYNFRQEFQRYFDIGVFHAREPWVRERFGGAEGEGLRFLKSEMKYLAAKAPWLIPSALIRTPIRYLGFRAGLAEKLLPVAVKRRLSMQKAFWGKEL; encoded by the coding sequence ATGAAGAAGTTTGCGATCTGTTTACCTACATTGAATCCTGGAAACAATTGGGAGAAGTTTTTAGACTCTTTTAATTGCCAGATCGATAGACCGTATTGTGTGCTAATAGTGGACTCCAGTTCCGCGGATGCAACCGTGGAAAAGGCTTTAGATAATGGTTTTTTAGTGGAGGTTATCAAAAGAGAAAATTTCGACCACGGGGGTGTTAGAAATAGGGCTATTGAAGCACTTAATGAGGCCGAAGTCATAATTTTTTTGACACAAGACGTTCTTCTTGCTGACCCTCAGGCTCTTGGTCACTTGTTGGATTGCTTTGACGATGCATCTGTTGGCCTCGCCTATGGTCGCCAATTGCCACATTTGGGATCAGGTCCGATTGAAGCCCATGCTCGAGTTTTTAACTACTCGAAAAGGAGTTTAAAAAAATCTTTAGACGATACCAGGAATTGGGGACTTAAAACCGCCTTCAGCTCCAACTCCTTCGCTGCTTATCGCAGAACCGCGCTGGAGGCTGTTGGCGGATTTCCGGAGCGCTGCATCGTCAGCGAGGATACGTACGTGGCCGCCAAAATGATCCTGGCCGGGTGGAAGATCGCTTACTGCGCCGAGGCGCAGGTCTATCATTCTCACAACTACAATTTCCGACAGGAGTTTCAACGCTATTTCGATATCGGCGTTTTTCACGCTCGTGAGCCCTGGGTCCGTGAGCGGTTCGGCGGTGCAGAAGGGGAGGGGCTGCGGTTTCTCAAGTCGGAGATGAAATATCTAGCGGCCAAGGCGCCTTGGCTGATCCCATCGGCCCTCATCCGGACTCCCATCCGCTATCTGGGGTTTCGGGCAGGGCTTGCCGAAAAGCTTCTGCCGGTGGCCGTCAAACGCCGGTTGAGCATGCAGAAGGCTTTCTGGGGGAAGGAGCTTTAG